The region CAAAAGACTGAATGAAGAATATAAAAATCAGACAGATTTTGTACTCTATGAAGGTGAAAAATTACCATTTGAAGACAGAACTTTTGATAAAATATTTACGGTAAACACAGTGTACTTCTGGGAGCAACCGGTTGAATATTTAAATGAAATCTACAGAGTGCTGAAAGACAACGGAACCTTTGTTTTGACTTTCGGACAAAGAAACTTCATGGAAAAACTTCCCTTTACCCAATTTGATTTTACATTATACAATACGGACGAAATGGAGGAAACGGTTTCTAAAAGCCATTTCAAAAGAATGAAAACCTCAGAAAAAGAAGAAGATGTAAAAAGCAAGACAGGAAACGAAACAATAACAAGAAATTATACAGTTTTAACCATAAAAAAATAAAATAATGAGCACATTAG is a window of Candidatus Chryseobacterium colombiense DNA encoding:
- a CDS encoding class I SAM-dependent methyltransferase, translated to MEKKDLKILARHLANPQGEKGIEIGEMMNATNIGMTLESIKTLLVEDNENILEIGHGNAAHVKSILNKARNIKYTGIDISETMHHEAKRLNEEYKNQTDFVLYEGEKLPFEDRTFDKIFTVNTVYFWEQPVEYLNEIYRVLKDNGTFVLTFGQRNFMEKLPFTQFDFTLYNTDEMEETVSKSHFKRMKTSEKEEDVKSKTGNETITRNYTVLTIKK